From Streptosporangium album, the proteins below share one genomic window:
- a CDS encoding IS982 family transposase, with translation MTTELNTLATALYVKIDDAVKASPDLLPWRPKTGIAPALSDAELVTLAVMSALLGFTSERRWVRYAHTELRDMFPYLPGQSGYGKRLRKASGLVLHMIRMLAADTSLWSDDVWLVDSTPVECGRSRETAKRSDLAGWAQYGYCASHSRYFWGLRLHLLCTLGGLPMAFALTGAKADERETLLGMLDSAPEMVAARPGQTIIADKNYYGRAFEQALTERDLRLLRPARKGEPERAGARLFKPLRQTIESINQTFKGQLDLERHGARTPAGVIIRVLTRILALTAAIWHNDKTGQPIKRSLIAYDH, from the coding sequence GTGACGACAGAACTGAACACCCTCGCAACCGCACTCTATGTCAAGATCGACGACGCGGTGAAGGCATCGCCGGACCTGCTGCCATGGCGGCCGAAAACGGGGATCGCACCCGCCCTCAGCGACGCCGAACTCGTGACACTGGCGGTGATGTCGGCTCTGCTGGGCTTCACCTCCGAGCGGCGCTGGGTGCGCTATGCCCACACCGAACTGAGGGACATGTTTCCTTACCTGCCCGGGCAGTCCGGGTACGGAAAGCGGCTACGCAAAGCGTCCGGCCTGGTCCTGCACATGATCAGGATGCTGGCCGCCGACACCTCGCTGTGGAGCGACGACGTGTGGCTGGTCGACTCCACGCCGGTGGAGTGCGGCCGATCCCGGGAGACGGCCAAGCGCAGCGATCTGGCCGGGTGGGCGCAGTACGGCTACTGCGCGTCCCACTCGCGGTACTTCTGGGGATTGCGGCTGCACCTGTTGTGCACCCTGGGCGGGCTGCCGATGGCGTTCGCGCTCACCGGCGCCAAGGCCGACGAGCGCGAGACCCTGCTCGGGATGCTGGATTCGGCACCCGAGATGGTGGCCGCCCGTCCCGGTCAGACGATCATCGCGGACAAGAACTACTACGGCCGCGCCTTCGAGCAGGCCCTCACCGAGCGTGACCTGAGGCTGCTGCGCCCAGCCCGCAAGGGTGAGCCCGAGCGGGCCGGAGCACGCTTGTTCAAGCCGTTGCGGCAGACCATCGAGTCGATCAACCAGACCTTCAAGGGCCAGCTCGACCTGGAACGACACGGTGCCCGTACTCCTGCTGGCGTCATCATCCGCGTACTGACACGGATCCTGGCACTGACCGCCGCAATCTGGCACAACGACAAGACTGGACAACCGATCAAGCGATCCCTGATCGCCTACGACCACTAA
- a CDS encoding IS701 family transposase, with the protein MTPQELEAVRARLETFAAEVFSGFARTDQRRWGERYVRGLLTDGARKSMEPMAARLGVDRQGLQQFLTDAPWSHQLVLAELAWRMDAAINPAAWVVDDVSFVKDGDESPGVAAQYCGALGKTANCQVAPSVHLVTDAASCPVNWRLFVPEQWDAASPRTEDPAAVTARRRRCRIPADVAHVPKWQLALDMIDELESWGLDPPLVVADEGYGQDGAFRLGLTERDIPYVVGVRSDTALLEAEACRSVAPYAGTGRRPVLRYRDKPCSAQQIVTTAGRRALHTVTWRPGSKGPLRSRFAALRVRPAGRMIRRAHAGEELPECWLLAEWPPGEPEPVKYWLSTLPGDIPLRHLVRMAKIRWRVEHDYRELKTGLGLDHFEGRTWSGWHHHVTLVSVAHAFCTLERLNPKAPAAA; encoded by the coding sequence ATGACCCCTCAAGAACTCGAGGCCGTGCGGGCGCGGCTGGAGACGTTTGCCGCTGAGGTGTTCTCCGGTTTCGCCCGTACTGATCAGCGGCGGTGGGGCGAGCGGTATGTGCGCGGCCTGCTGACCGATGGAGCGCGTAAATCGATGGAGCCGATGGCGGCCCGGCTGGGCGTGGACCGCCAAGGGCTGCAACAGTTCCTCACCGATGCCCCCTGGTCGCATCAACTGGTGCTGGCCGAGCTGGCCTGGCGGATGGACGCGGCGATCAACCCGGCCGCCTGGGTGGTCGATGATGTGTCCTTTGTCAAGGACGGCGATGAGTCGCCGGGCGTGGCCGCGCAGTACTGCGGGGCGCTGGGCAAAACCGCGAACTGCCAGGTCGCGCCGAGCGTGCATCTGGTCACCGACGCCGCCTCCTGCCCGGTGAACTGGCGGCTGTTCGTGCCTGAGCAGTGGGATGCGGCCTCGCCGCGCACGGAGGATCCGGCCGCGGTGACGGCGCGCCGGCGGCGCTGTCGAATCCCTGCGGACGTCGCTCATGTGCCCAAGTGGCAGCTGGCTCTGGACATGATCGACGAGCTGGAGAGTTGGGGGCTGGATCCGCCGCTGGTGGTCGCCGATGAGGGCTACGGTCAAGACGGGGCCTTTCGCCTGGGCCTGACCGAGCGCGATATTCCCTACGTGGTGGGGGTGCGTTCCGATACCGCGCTGCTGGAGGCCGAGGCCTGCCGCAGCGTCGCGCCGTATGCGGGGACCGGACGGCGGCCGGTGCTGCGTTACCGCGACAAGCCGTGCTCGGCCCAGCAGATCGTTACTACCGCCGGGCGGCGCGCGCTGCACACGGTGACCTGGCGGCCCGGGTCCAAGGGACCGCTGCGCTCCCGGTTCGCCGCGCTGCGGGTACGGCCCGCGGGCCGGATGATCCGCCGTGCCCATGCCGGTGAAGAGCTGCCGGAGTGCTGGCTTTTGGCCGAATGGCCACCGGGCGAGCCGGAGCCGGTCAAGTATTGGCTGTCCACCCTGCCCGGCGACATCCCGCTACGGCACCTGGTGAGAATGGCGAAGATCCGCTGGCGGGTCGAGCACGACTACCGCGAGCTGAAGACCGGCCTGGGCCTGGACCACTTCGAGGGCCGCACGTGGAGCGGCTGGCATCATCACGTCACCCTGGTCTCGGTCGCACACGCGTTCTGCACCCTTGAACGACTCAACCCAAAAGCGCCGGCTGCGGCTTGA
- a CDS encoding serine hydrolase domain-containing protein, translated as MKIRKVAAIAGLTGVLLAMGVTPASALAEVPETGELSATAIDHYMRDYIERTRLPGALVAVTKGDRVVHAAGYGHTAGGEAITKDTPMPLASVSKSFTALAVLHLADQGKLSLDDPVRKYLPEFTMADPRAGKITVRELLQQTSGMSDQTFPELTLPAPETLKDAVAMLRTAPLATDPGTKKIYHNPNYSLAARLVEVVAGVPFADYMAATAFDPIGMTSTRTVNTTMDLPGTGEGYIRAYGQVIKRSHPKWFINGAYGVVSTADDMTKWLITQNGTGHVFPKETVKIAQTASGVGGSNYGMGWETGKTAGGAPQLQHTGWLLTHNSAQTLLPASGYGIAVVTNTGMISGDDAVIITDGLIDIIEGRPDAGTVPFATTADPWLGGLTLLNLGLGFVGVYRARRWARRRAGRPVWRLIVRLVPYTLPIAIFVGLADLIGFLMRRVGTLDQITYVWLALYIWAGTGALAAAAVVVSRLVHTILARRSGTPAPLPGGPASTSASPSPVG; from the coding sequence ATGAAGATACGGAAGGTCGCGGCGATCGCCGGTCTGACCGGCGTGTTGCTCGCGATGGGGGTGACGCCGGCGAGTGCCTTGGCGGAAGTGCCGGAGACCGGCGAGCTGAGCGCGACCGCGATCGACCACTACATGCGCGACTACATCGAGCGGACCCGACTGCCCGGTGCCCTGGTCGCGGTCACCAAGGGCGACCGGGTCGTGCACGCCGCTGGTTACGGCCACACAGCCGGTGGCGAGGCGATCACGAAGGACACGCCGATGCCGCTCGCCTCGGTCTCCAAGTCGTTCACGGCCTTGGCGGTGCTGCACCTCGCCGACCAGGGCAAGCTCAGCCTGGACGACCCCGTCCGGAAATACCTGCCCGAGTTCACCATGGCCGATCCCCGCGCCGGGAAGATCACCGTGCGGGAGCTGCTCCAGCAGACCTCGGGGATGAGCGACCAGACCTTCCCCGAGCTGACGCTCCCCGCGCCGGAGACCCTCAAGGACGCCGTCGCGATGCTGCGGACCGCCCCGCTCGCGACCGACCCGGGCACCAAGAAGATCTACCACAACCCCAACTACTCTCTCGCGGCGCGGCTGGTCGAGGTGGTGGCCGGGGTGCCGTTCGCCGACTACATGGCCGCCACCGCCTTCGATCCGATCGGCATGACGTCCACCAGGACGGTGAACACCACCATGGACCTCCCCGGCACGGGCGAGGGTTACATCCGCGCCTACGGCCAGGTCATCAAGCGCTCCCATCCGAAGTGGTTCATCAATGGCGCCTACGGCGTCGTCAGCACCGCCGACGACATGACCAAGTGGCTGATCACGCAGAACGGCACCGGCCATGTCTTCCCCAAGGAGACCGTCAAGATTGCTCAGACCGCGTCCGGCGTGGGCGGCAGCAACTACGGCATGGGATGGGAGACCGGGAAGACCGCCGGGGGAGCGCCCCAGCTCCAGCACACCGGGTGGCTGCTCACCCACAACTCCGCGCAGACCCTCCTGCCCGCAAGCGGATACGGCATCGCCGTTGTCACCAACACCGGGATGATCTCCGGTGACGACGCGGTCATCATCACCGACGGCCTGATCGACATCATCGAGGGCCGCCCCGACGCGGGCACCGTACCCTTCGCCACGACCGCGGACCCCTGGCTGGGCGGCCTGACCCTGCTCAACCTCGGGCTCGGCTTCGTGGGGGTCTACCGTGCCCGCAGATGGGCCCGCCGACGTGCAGGCCGCCCCGTGTGGCGCCTGATCGTACGGCTGGTCCCCTACACGCTGCCGATCGCGATCTTCGTCGGCCTCGCCGATCTGATCGGCTTCCTGATGCGTCGGGTGGGCACGCTGGACCAGATCACCTATGTCTGGCTCGCGCTGTACATCTGGGCCGGCACCGGCGCGCTGGCCGCCGCCGCCGTCGTCGTCTCCCGTCTCGTCCACACCATCCTTGCCCGCCGTTCGGGCACTCCCGCCCCGCTCCCGGGCGGACCGGCGTCAACGTCAGCCAGTCCCTCTCCCGTTGGGTAG
- a CDS encoding MBL fold metallo-hydrolase produces the protein MTAAGLLPRQECAVMVLGGPTAVIDIGGLRIVTDPAFDAAGPHGYLTKTAGPAVGADELGPVDLVLVSHDLHLDNLDEHGRASALAAPLVLTGPRSASRLGSPAVGLSLWTSHALPRADGNGDLTVLAVPAVHGPEDGERAADGNVNCEVTGFVLSGQDLPTVYVSDDNASIRTVAEISHRVPDIGAAVLNAGAARWLSAKRTNRTRDQAGTAQNTCRPPPASPQSMTSISPGVQSAGRRPRWCPRRQAFFVAATRRRELRAEPA, from the coding sequence ATGACGGCAGCAGGGCTGCTGCCCCGACAGGAATGCGCGGTCATGGTCCTGGGCGGTCCTACGGCCGTCATCGACATCGGCGGCCTGCGCATCGTCACCGACCCGGCCTTCGACGCCGCCGGTCCCCACGGATACCTCACCAAGACGGCCGGACCCGCTGTCGGCGCGGATGAGTTGGGCCCGGTCGACCTCGTTCTGGTCAGCCACGATCTGCATCTGGACAACCTCGACGAGCACGGCCGCGCCTCCGCGCTGGCCGCCCCGCTGGTCCTCACCGGTCCCCGTTCCGCCAGCCGGCTCGGCTCCCCGGCGGTCGGTCTCTCCCTCTGGACGAGCCATGCCCTACCGCGCGCGGACGGCAACGGCGATCTGACCGTGCTGGCCGTTCCTGCGGTCCACGGTCCCGAGGACGGCGAGCGCGCCGCGGATGGAAACGTCAACTGCGAGGTCACCGGGTTCGTGCTGTCGGGACAGGACCTTCCCACCGTCTACGTGAGTGACGACAACGCCTCGATCCGTACAGTCGCGGAAATCTCCCACCGCGTACCGGACATCGGCGCAGCCGTACTGAACGCCGGGGCGGCGCGCTGGTTGTCGGCGAAGCGGACGAACCGCACGCGTGACCAGGCCGGCACCGCGCAGAACACGTGCAGGCCACCGCCCGCGTCGCCCCAGTCGATGACCAGCATCTCGCCCGGCGTCCAGAGTGCCGGGCGCCGCCCGCGGTGGTGCCCGCGCCGCCAGGCCTTCTTCGTGGCTGCGACCAGACGGCGGGAGCTACGGGCCGAGCCGGCATAG
- a CDS encoding LysR family transcriptional regulator: MSMDVELRHLRAFTSVARHRSFSRAAEELLITQPALSRTIAQLEGNLNVRLLDRSSRHVELTATGAEFLLHAERVLFTLDQALAVVRHKVTLRLGFSWLLPDPWAQQAVSHFEQDTGASVTLTRTDDPLQALRQRAVDIALVRGDFDPPRAARTVHLYDEPRIAVCSEHCDLVRLGHLGWADVQHWPLVVNTVSGTTGPWSWSVDQCPEQIIETANYDEWLETVAANRGIGIVPEMAQRRTQHPALRFIPLTEAPPSPVSLVYLPDAQRALVRRFLDAAVRAEHE; this comes from the coding sequence ATGAGCATGGACGTCGAACTCCGTCACCTGCGGGCCTTCACGTCTGTGGCACGACACCGGTCCTTCTCCCGGGCAGCCGAGGAACTGCTGATCACACAGCCGGCTCTGAGCCGTACGATCGCGCAGTTGGAGGGCAACCTGAACGTCCGCCTCCTCGACCGCTCCTCCCGGCACGTCGAGCTGACGGCCACCGGCGCCGAGTTCCTCCTCCACGCCGAGCGTGTCCTCTTCACCCTCGACCAGGCCCTGGCCGTCGTGCGCCACAAGGTCACCCTCCGGCTCGGCTTCAGCTGGCTGCTGCCCGACCCCTGGGCCCAGCAGGCGGTGAGCCACTTCGAGCAGGACACCGGAGCCTCGGTCACCCTGACCCGCACCGACGATCCCCTTCAGGCTCTGCGGCAGCGCGCCGTCGACATCGCCCTGGTCCGCGGCGACTTCGACCCGCCGAGGGCAGCGCGCACCGTGCACCTGTACGACGAACCGCGCATCGCCGTCTGCTCCGAGCACTGCGATCTGGTCCGTCTCGGCCACCTGGGCTGGGCGGACGTCCAGCACTGGCCCCTGGTCGTCAACACGGTCAGCGGCACCACCGGCCCCTGGTCCTGGTCCGTGGACCAGTGCCCGGAGCAGATCATCGAGACGGCCAACTACGACGAATGGCTTGAGACGGTGGCCGCCAACCGTGGCATCGGCATCGTCCCCGAGATGGCGCAGCGCCGCACCCAGCACCCCGCCCTCCGTTTCATTCCGCTCACCGAGGCGCCGCCCAGCCCGGTCAGCCTTGTCTATCTGCCCGACGCTCAACGGGCCCTGGTCCGCCGGTTCCTGGACGCCGCCGTAAGGGCGGAGCACGAGTGA